A stretch of the Pseudomonas helvetica genome encodes the following:
- a CDS encoding DUF3094 family protein, translated as MTSRLKPDDQQHVEEYLQLSQNRVERRPFRPWMLLVVVLAVTIGLGLVSRLISYLTL; from the coding sequence ATGACCAGCCGCCTGAAACCCGACGACCAGCAGCATGTCGAAGAGTATCTGCAACTGTCGCAGAACCGAGTCGAGCGCCGGCCTTTCCGGCCGTGGATGCTCCTCGTGGTGGTATTGGCAGTGACCATTGGCCTGGGCCTTGTGAGCCGACTTATCAGTTACCTGACGCTATGA
- a CDS encoding methyl-accepting chemotaxis protein, with product MTGAQERGPRKIGAGLLLMSAGVGAVLLAWGDNERLLLAGGINLALLFAAALYRRQPPVTVTLPLESETPVPSVELIEPPTPAVQPEREWPGAIVHLTLEQLTESVLQTEEDMRFANQLARTAGERVKASALSMQSSASVLGDLNLYMQRLDQVFDELGAQSMRIGAIVGSIQDISRQTNLLALNAAIEAARAGSHGRGFAVVADEVRNLSRQAADSSAQIRQIATGLEQSAEHARQGIEQLAGSTRLGLEKAEVALHSMGELQSGALARVEVVERIMARLAGLHDLALQAKRMVV from the coding sequence ATGACCGGCGCGCAAGAGCGCGGGCCGCGCAAGATCGGTGCGGGTTTACTGTTGATGAGTGCTGGCGTGGGCGCTGTGCTGTTGGCCTGGGGCGATAACGAGCGGCTGCTGCTGGCTGGCGGGATCAACCTCGCATTGCTGTTCGCTGCGGCGCTGTATCGTCGACAGCCACCGGTGACAGTGACGCTGCCGCTTGAGTCTGAAACTCCCGTGCCGAGCGTGGAGCTGATCGAGCCCCCGACCCCGGCAGTGCAACCCGAGCGCGAATGGCCCGGTGCGATTGTGCACCTCACGCTGGAGCAATTGACCGAGTCGGTGCTGCAAACCGAGGAAGACATGCGTTTTGCCAATCAGCTGGCGCGCACGGCCGGTGAGCGGGTGAAGGCGAGTGCGCTGAGCATGCAGTCTTCGGCCAGTGTGCTGGGGGACCTGAACCTCTATATGCAGCGTCTCGATCAAGTATTCGATGAACTCGGCGCTCAGTCGATGCGCATTGGTGCAATTGTCGGCAGCATTCAGGACATTTCCCGTCAGACCAATCTGCTGGCGTTGAACGCAGCCATCGAGGCGGCGCGGGCGGGCAGCCATGGTCGAGGCTTTGCGGTGGTGGCGGACGAAGTGCGCAATCTGTCACGTCAGGCGGCGGATTCCAGTGCGCAGATCAGGCAGATCGCGACGGGCCTGGAACAGTCCGCCGAGCATGCGCGCCAAGGTATCGAGCAGTTGGCCGGTTCAACGCGTCTGGGGCTGGAAAAGGCCGAAGTGGCGCTGCACTCGATGGGCGAACTGCAAAGTGGTGCGCTGGCCCGGGTCGAAGTGGTCGAGCGCATCATGGCGCGCTTGGCCGGGCTGCATGATCTGGCCTTGCAGGCGAAACGGATGGTCGTTTGA
- the pgeF gene encoding peptidoglycan editing factor PgeF produces the protein MNDWLIPDWPAPAGVKACVTTRAGGVSLAPFDSLNLGDHVDDNPEAVAENRRRLTDHFSIQPAWLQQVHGVTVAYADPTAVATADASWTATPGIACTAMTADCLPALFCDRAGTRVAAAHAGWRGLAAGVLEATVESLAVDPAEVLVWLGPAIGPKAFEVGPEVREAFVRQLAETDQAFVPSHNAGKFMADIYTLARLRLAACGVTAVYGGGFCTVTDPRFFSYRRSPRTGRFASLVWLER, from the coding sequence ATGAATGACTGGCTGATTCCTGACTGGCCCGCGCCGGCCGGGGTAAAAGCCTGCGTCACCACCCGGGCGGGCGGCGTCAGTCTGGCGCCGTTCGACAGCCTCAATCTGGGCGATCACGTCGACGACAACCCTGAAGCGGTTGCCGAGAACCGCCGTCGCCTCACCGATCATTTCTCTATTCAACCGGCCTGGTTGCAACAGGTTCACGGGGTTACCGTGGCCTATGCCGACCCGACTGCAGTGGCGACGGCCGATGCCAGCTGGACGGCCACGCCGGGCATCGCCTGTACGGCAATGACGGCGGACTGCCTGCCAGCGTTGTTCTGTGATCGCGCTGGCACCCGTGTCGCTGCCGCTCACGCCGGTTGGCGCGGTCTGGCGGCGGGTGTGCTGGAGGCCACCGTCGAAAGCCTGGCCGTAGACCCTGCCGAGGTGCTGGTCTGGCTCGGCCCGGCCATTGGTCCGAAAGCGTTCGAAGTCGGCCCGGAAGTTCGCGAAGCCTTTGTCCGGCAACTCGCGGAAACCGATCAGGCCTTCGTCCCGAGCCATAACGCCGGCAAGTTCATGGCCGACATCTATACGCTGGCGCGCCTGCGCCTGGCAGCCTGCGGTGTTACTGCTGTTTACGGTGGCGGCTTCTGCACCGTGACCGATCCACGCTTCTTCTCTTACCGCCGCAGTCCGCGCACCGGTCGGTTTGCTTCCCTGGTCTGGCTCGAACGCTAG
- a CDS encoding DUF1780 domain-containing protein, which produces MDDSDYLRLLTIAAEQANAFLSNARKWERERWVCQRLLQGLNIPYRVDEFTPAGEPPDVLFREANFEVFFVLDEGRRLNDEWRDELQRRRSAFSLSQLVRREAKPRRIPANEFLLRLAPTLRKKAHNYKERGMDLGELDIIAFASLKREVLDLNSHFPPPTEYLRQGWRSLSLVGPTFARVLFAHPDAPDFLRGNLGRSILFDVGISL; this is translated from the coding sequence ATGGATGACTCAGATTATTTGCGCCTGCTGACCATCGCGGCCGAGCAAGCCAACGCGTTCCTTTCCAATGCCCGCAAATGGGAGCGTGAGCGTTGGGTTTGCCAACGCCTGCTGCAAGGCTTGAACATTCCCTACCGCGTCGACGAATTCACCCCCGCCGGTGAACCGCCGGATGTACTGTTTCGCGAGGCAAATTTCGAGGTGTTCTTCGTGCTCGACGAAGGTCGACGGTTGAATGACGAGTGGCGCGACGAGCTGCAACGCCGGCGCAGTGCATTCTCCCTGAGCCAACTGGTGCGCCGCGAAGCCAAGCCCAGGCGTATTCCAGCCAACGAGTTCTTGCTGAGACTGGCACCGACCTTGCGCAAAAAAGCCCATAACTACAAAGAACGCGGGATGGACCTGGGCGAACTGGACATCATCGCCTTCGCCAGCCTCAAGCGCGAAGTGCTCGACCTCAACAGCCATTTCCCGCCGCCCACCGAATACCTGCGCCAGGGGTGGCGCTCGTTGTCGCTGGTCGGCCCGACCTTCGCTCGAGTGCTGTTCGCTCACCCGGATGCACCGGACTTTTTGCGCGGTAACCTGGGACGCAGCATCCTCTTCGACGTCGGGATCAGCCTGTGA
- the clpB gene encoding ATP-dependent chaperone ClpB — MRIDRLTSKLQLALSDAQSLAVGLDHPGIEPAHLMQALLEQQGGSIKPLLMQVGFDINSLRKELSKELDRLPKIQNPTGDVNMSQDLARLLNQADRLAQQKGDQFISSELVLLAAMDENSKLGKLLLGQGVSKKALENAINNLRGGEAVNDANVEESRQALDKYTIDLTKRAEEGKLDPVIGRDDEIRRTIQVLQRRTKNNPVLIGEPGVGKTAIAEGLAQRIINGEVPDGLKSKRLLSLDMGALIAGAKYRGEFEERLKSLLNELSKQEGQIILFIDELHTMVGAGKAEGSMDAGNMLKPALARGELHCVGATTLNEYRQYIEKDAALERRFQKVLVDEPSEEDTIAILRGLKERYEVHHKVAITDGAIIAAAKLSHRYITDRQLPDKAIDLIDEAASRIRMEIDSKPEVLDRLERRLIQLKVESQALKKESDEAAKKRLEKLQEEIVRHEREYSDLEEIWNSEKAEVQGSAQIQQKIEQSRQELEAARRKGDLNRMAELQYGVIPDLERSLQMVDQHGKSENQLLRSKVTEEEIAEVVSKWTGIPVSKMLEGERDKLLKMESLLHQRVIGQNEAVVAVANAVRRSRAGLSDPNRPSGSFMFLGPTGVGKTELCKALAEFLFDTEEAMVRIDMSEFMEKHSVARLIGAPPGYVGYEEGGYLTEAVRRKPYSVILLDEVEKAHPDVFNVLLQVLEDGRLTDSHGRTVDFRNTVIVMTSNLGSVQIQELVGDREAQRAAVMDAVSTHFRPEFINRIDEVVIFEPLARDQIAGITEIQLGRLRSRLAERELKLTLSSEALDKLIAVGYDPVYGARPLKRAIQRWIENPLAQLILAGSFLPGTTVTATVANDEIVFN, encoded by the coding sequence ATGCGTATAGACCGTTTAACCAGTAAGTTGCAGTTAGCCTTGTCCGACGCCCAATCCCTGGCTGTCGGCCTCGACCATCCGGGTATTGAACCTGCGCACCTGATGCAAGCGCTGCTGGAGCAGCAGGGCGGCTCGATCAAGCCGTTGCTGATGCAAGTCGGTTTTGACATCAACAGCCTGCGCAAAGAGTTGAGCAAAGAGCTCGACCGTCTGCCAAAAATCCAGAATCCCACCGGCGACGTGAACATGTCGCAGGACTTGGCGCGTCTGCTCAATCAGGCCGATCGCCTGGCCCAGCAGAAGGGTGACCAGTTCATCTCCAGCGAGCTGGTACTGCTCGCTGCCATGGACGAGAACAGCAAGCTCGGCAAGTTGCTGCTCGGTCAGGGCGTGAGCAAGAAAGCCCTGGAAAACGCGATCAACAACCTGCGTGGCGGCGAAGCGGTGAATGACGCCAACGTCGAGGAATCGCGTCAGGCGCTGGACAAATACACCATTGACCTGACCAAGCGTGCCGAAGAAGGCAAGCTCGACCCGGTGATCGGCCGTGACGACGAGATTCGCCGGACCATCCAGGTCCTGCAGCGCCGCACCAAGAACAACCCGGTGCTGATCGGCGAGCCTGGCGTGGGTAAAACCGCCATCGCCGAAGGCCTGGCCCAACGCATCATCAACGGCGAAGTGCCGGATGGCCTGAAAAGCAAACGCTTGCTGTCGCTGGACATGGGCGCGCTGATTGCCGGTGCCAAGTACCGTGGCGAGTTCGAAGAGCGCCTGAAATCCCTGCTTAACGAGCTGTCGAAGCAGGAAGGCCAGATCATCCTGTTCATCGACGAACTGCACACCATGGTCGGCGCCGGTAAAGCCGAAGGCTCGATGGACGCCGGCAACATGCTCAAACCGGCCCTGGCCCGTGGCGAGCTGCATTGCGTCGGCGCGACCACGCTCAACGAGTATCGCCAATATATCGAGAAGGACGCGGCCCTTGAGCGGCGCTTCCAGAAGGTCCTGGTGGACGAGCCGAGCGAAGAAGACACCATCGCGATCCTGCGTGGCCTGAAAGAGCGCTACGAGGTTCACCACAAGGTGGCGATCACCGACGGCGCGATTATTGCGGCGGCCAAGTTGAGCCATCGCTACATTACCGACCGTCAGTTGCCGGACAAGGCTATCGACCTGATCGACGAAGCGGCCAGCCGCATTCGCATGGAGATCGACTCCAAGCCGGAAGTGCTGGATCGTCTGGAGCGGCGTTTGATTCAACTGAAGGTTGAATCCCAGGCGCTGAAGAAAGAAAGCGACGAAGCGGCGAAGAAGCGTCTTGAAAAGCTTCAGGAAGAAATCGTTCGTCACGAGCGCGAGTACTCGGACCTCGAAGAAATCTGGAATTCGGAAAAAGCCGAAGTGCAGGGTTCTGCGCAGATCCAGCAGAAAATCGAACAATCCCGCCAGGAACTGGAAGCTGCCCGCCGCAAAGGCGACCTTAACCGCATGGCCGAATTGCAGTACGGGGTGATCCCGGACCTGGAACGCAGCCTGCAAATGGTCGACCAGCACGGCAAGAGCGAAAACCAGTTGCTGCGCAGCAAGGTGACTGAAGAAGAGATCGCCGAAGTCGTGTCGAAATGGACCGGTATTCCGGTGTCGAAAATGCTCGAAGGCGAGCGCGACAAACTGCTGAAGATGGAAAGCCTGCTGCACCAACGCGTGATCGGCCAGAACGAAGCCGTGGTGGCGGTGGCCAACGCCGTGCGCCGTTCGCGTGCCGGGTTGTCCGACCCGAATCGCCCAAGCGGTTCGTTCATGTTCCTCGGCCCGACCGGTGTCGGTAAAACCGAGTTGTGCAAAGCCTTGGCCGAATTCCTCTTTGATACCGAAGAGGCGATGGTTCGGATCGATATGTCCGAGTTCATGGAGAAACATTCCGTGGCGCGGCTGATCGGGGCACCACCGGGCTACGTGGGCTACGAGGAGGGCGGTTACCTGACCGAGGCGGTGCGTCGCAAGCCGTATTCGGTGATCCTCCTGGACGAGGTCGAGAAGGCCCACCCGGACGTGTTCAACGTGTTGCTGCAAGTGCTGGAAGATGGCCGTCTGACCGACAGCCATGGGCGTACCGTGGATTTCCGCAATACGGTGATCGTCATGACCTCCAACCTGGGCTCGGTGCAGATCCAGGAACTGGTCGGTGATCGTGAAGCGCAGCGTGCAGCGGTGATGGATGCAGTGTCGACGCATTTCCGTCCGGAGTTCATCAACCGGATCGACGAAGTGGTGATCTTCGAGCCATTGGCACGGGATCAGATTGCCGGCATTACCGAGATCCAGTTGGGTCGCCTGCGCAGCCGTCTGGCCGAGCGCGAGCTGAAACTGACGCTGAGCAGCGAGGCACTGGATAAGTTGATTGCGGTGGGTTACGACCCGGTTTATGGCGCACGGCCGCTCAAACGAGCGATCCAGCGCTGGATCGAAAACCCGCTGGCACAGCTGATTCTGGCCGGCAGCTTCCTGCCGGGCACCACTGTGACGGCCACTGTGGCGAACGACGAAATCGTTTTCAACTGA
- a CDS encoding NAD(P)/FAD-dependent oxidoreductase, translating to MTHRIVIVGGGAGGLELATRLGKTLGKRGTASVMLVDANLTHIWKPLLHEVAAGSLNSSEDELNYVAQAKWNHFEFQLGRMSGLDRAQKKIQLAATYDENGRELVPAREVAYDSLVISVGSTTNDFGTQGAAQHCLFLDTRKQAERFHQQLLNHYLRAHAGQSDAVQQISVAIVGAGATGVELAAELHNAAHELAAYGLDRILPENMHITLIEAGPRVLPALPERIGGPVHKTLEKLGVTVLTNAAVSEVTADALITADGQEIKASLKVWAAGIRAPGFLKDIDGLETNRINQLQVLPTLQTTRDENIFAFGDCAACPQPGTDRNVPPRAQAAHQQASLLAKSLKLRIEGKPLPTYKYTDYGSLISLSRFSAVGNLMGNLTGSVMLEGWLARMFYVSLYRMHQVALYGPFRTAMLMLGSRIGRGTEPRLKLH from the coding sequence ATGACTCATCGTATTGTCATCGTTGGCGGCGGCGCCGGCGGTCTGGAGTTGGCTACCCGTCTGGGTAAGACTCTGGGCAAGCGTGGCACGGCCAGTGTGATGCTGGTCGACGCGAACCTGACGCACATCTGGAAACCGCTGTTACATGAAGTGGCGGCAGGTTCGCTGAACTCTTCCGAAGACGAACTCAACTATGTTGCCCAGGCAAAATGGAACCACTTCGAGTTCCAGCTGGGGCGCATGAGCGGGCTCGATCGCGCACAGAAAAAAATCCAGCTGGCGGCTACCTACGATGAAAATGGCCGGGAACTGGTGCCGGCACGCGAAGTGGCTTACGACTCGCTGGTGATTTCGGTCGGCAGCACCACCAACGATTTCGGCACCCAGGGCGCGGCGCAACACTGCCTGTTCCTCGACACCCGTAAACAGGCCGAGCGCTTCCACCAGCAATTACTCAACCACTACCTGCGCGCCCACGCCGGGCAATCCGATGCGGTGCAACAGATCAGCGTGGCCATCGTCGGCGCGGGCGCCACCGGCGTTGAACTGGCGGCGGAACTGCACAACGCGGCCCACGAACTGGCGGCATACGGCCTGGACCGGATTCTTCCGGAAAACATGCACATCACCCTGATCGAAGCTGGCCCACGGGTGCTGCCTGCCCTGCCGGAGCGGATCGGCGGCCCTGTGCATAAAACCCTGGAAAAACTCGGCGTCACGGTGCTGACTAATGCAGCCGTCAGTGAAGTCACCGCTGATGCGCTGATCACTGCCGACGGCCAGGAGATCAAGGCCAGCCTGAAAGTCTGGGCAGCCGGGATCCGTGCGCCGGGTTTCCTCAAGGATATCGACGGCCTGGAAACCAACCGGATCAACCAGCTGCAAGTGCTGCCGACCCTGCAAACCACCCGCGACGAAAATATCTTTGCTTTCGGTGACTGCGCGGCCTGCCCACAACCGGGCACCGATCGCAACGTGCCGCCACGTGCGCAAGCCGCGCACCAACAAGCCTCGCTGCTGGCCAAATCGTTGAAACTGCGCATCGAAGGCAAGCCGTTGCCGACGTACAAGTACACCGATTACGGCTCCCTGATCTCGCTGTCGCGTTTTTCGGCTGTGGGTAACTTGATGGGCAACCTGACCGGCAGCGTAATGCTCGAAGGCTGGCTGGCGCGGATGTTTTACGTGTCGCTGTACCGCATGCACCAGGTCGCATTGTACGGCCCGTTCCGCACAGCGATGCTGATGCTCGGCAGCAGGATTGGTCGCGGCACTGAACCGCGGCTCAAGCTGCATTAA
- a CDS encoding DUF2790 domain-containing protein produces the protein MKTLISLFLTVVATSAMAAGNEPATPYNPAQPLDIAKVLSVTNTATACDVVPATMVYIDHQGQTHRVTYQVMGSCTSNL, from the coding sequence ATGAAAACCTTGATCAGCCTGTTTCTGACCGTTGTCGCCACCTCCGCCATGGCCGCCGGCAACGAACCCGCCACTCCGTACAACCCGGCGCAACCGCTGGACATCGCCAAGGTGCTTTCCGTGACAAACACCGCCACCGCCTGCGACGTAGTGCCGGCGACCATGGTCTACATCGATCATCAAGGCCAGACCCACCGCGTGACGTATCAGGTCATGGGCAGCTGCACGAGCAACCTGTGA
- a CDS encoding OprD family porin, producing MKQILPTLGSAVSLAVVSGFSSGLMAAEGGFIEDASATLQARNYYFSRDFSDIVGANKQSKAEEWAQGFILNVKSGYTQGTIGVGVDVIGLLGLKLDSSPDRVNTGLLPVQSDGHAADDYSRLAGALKLRYSKTELKVGELQPNLPVLAFSDIRLLPPTYQGASISSSEINGLTLQAGHLSSTSLRNESGEQKMQAMLGHVPQRQASSDGFNFAGADYAFNDKRTSVSAWYGQLEDIYNQRVLGLKHSEPMGDWTLGANLGYYDSHEDGKKLLGNIDNRAFFSLLSAKHGGHTFYVGYQGMYGDSAFPRVFANISPLGNEVPTYEFAYTDERSWQARYDYDFAALGVPGLTSTVRYITGNNVDTGKGFEGKDRERDLDLGYVLQSGTLKGLGIRVRNAVARSNYRSDIDENRLILSYTWTLL from the coding sequence ATGAAACAGATTCTCCCCACACTGGGTTCAGCGGTGTCCCTGGCGGTCGTCTCGGGTTTTTCCAGTGGCTTGATGGCCGCCGAGGGCGGCTTTATCGAAGACGCCAGCGCCACCTTGCAGGCGCGCAATTACTACTTCAGCCGGGACTTTTCCGACATTGTCGGGGCCAACAAACAGTCGAAAGCCGAAGAGTGGGCCCAAGGCTTCATCCTTAACGTCAAATCCGGCTACACCCAAGGCACCATTGGTGTCGGCGTGGATGTCATCGGCTTGCTCGGCCTCAAGCTCGACAGCAGCCCGGACCGGGTCAATACCGGGCTGTTGCCGGTACAGAGCGATGGGCACGCGGCGGATGATTACAGTCGTCTGGCCGGTGCGTTGAAGCTGCGTTACTCAAAGACCGAATTGAAGGTCGGTGAATTGCAACCCAACCTGCCGGTGCTGGCCTTCAGCGATATTCGCTTGCTGCCGCCGACCTACCAAGGGGCGAGCATCAGCTCTAGCGAGATCAACGGCCTGACCTTGCAGGCAGGGCATTTGAGTTCGACCAGCCTGCGCAACGAGTCCGGCGAGCAAAAGATGCAGGCGATGCTCGGTCATGTGCCGCAGCGCCAGGCCAGCAGTGACGGCTTCAACTTTGCGGGCGCCGATTACGCCTTCAATGACAAACGCACCTCGGTCAGTGCCTGGTACGGGCAACTGGAAGATATCTACAACCAGCGCGTCCTTGGTCTCAAACATAGCGAACCGATGGGCGACTGGACCCTGGGCGCCAACCTCGGTTACTACGACTCCCATGAGGACGGCAAAAAATTGCTGGGTAACATCGACAACCGGGCGTTCTTCTCCTTGCTCTCGGCCAAGCATGGCGGCCATACGTTCTATGTCGGTTATCAGGGGATGTATGGTGATAGTGCCTTCCCACGAGTCTTCGCCAACATCTCGCCGCTGGGCAACGAGGTGCCGACCTACGAGTTTGCCTACACCGACGAACGCTCCTGGCAGGCGCGCTATGACTACGACTTCGCCGCCCTCGGGGTGCCGGGGCTGACCAGCACTGTGCGTTACATCACCGGCAACAACGTCGACACCGGCAAGGGTTTCGAAGGCAAGGACCGCGAACGCGATCTCGATCTCGGTTATGTGCTGCAGAGCGGCACCCTCAAAGGTCTCGGGATACGCGTGCGCAACGCCGTGGCGCGTTCCAACTACCGCAGTGATATCGACGAAAACCGCTTGATCCTCAGTTACACCTGGACGCTGCTATGA
- a CDS encoding aromatic acid/H+ symport family MFS transporter translates to MRTIDVHEVIDNARFNRFHWRVLCWCALIIIFDGYDLVIYGVVLPMLMKDWGLSPLQAGALGSYALFGMMFGALFFGPLSDRIGRKKAITLCVMLFSGFTVLNGFAGNPTEFGICRFIAGLGIGGVMPNVVALMNEYAPKKIRSTLVAIMFSGYSLGGMLSAGLGIVLIPSFGWQSVFYVAIVPLLLLPLIMYFLPESVGFMLRQGRNEQARKVLQRVDPAYVAHATDQLHMTEVKGRGTPVLQLFREGRAMRTLMLWLAFFCCLLMVYALSSWLPKLMANAGYSLGSSLSFLLVLNFGAIFGAVGGGVLGDKLNLPRVLAVFFSIAAVSITLLGFNSPMPVLYLLIAIAGATTIGSQILLYACAAQFYSMAIRSTGLGWASGIGRNGAIVGPLLGGALLGISLPLQLNFMAFALPGAIAAIAMAVFAISCQRSSKGVASRLVPTSV, encoded by the coding sequence ATGCGCACGATCGACGTACATGAGGTTATCGACAACGCACGCTTCAACCGTTTTCACTGGAGGGTGCTGTGCTGGTGTGCCCTGATCATCATCTTCGATGGTTACGATCTGGTGATCTACGGCGTGGTGCTGCCGATGTTGATGAAGGACTGGGGGCTGAGTCCTCTGCAGGCAGGTGCATTAGGCAGTTATGCACTGTTTGGCATGATGTTCGGGGCGCTGTTTTTCGGCCCGCTGTCGGACAGGATCGGCCGCAAAAAAGCCATCACCCTGTGCGTGATGCTTTTCAGCGGTTTTACCGTACTCAATGGTTTTGCCGGAAACCCTACTGAATTTGGCATTTGCCGGTTCATCGCCGGGCTGGGGATTGGCGGGGTGATGCCCAACGTGGTGGCGCTGATGAACGAGTACGCGCCGAAAAAGATCCGCAGTACCCTGGTGGCGATCATGTTCAGCGGCTACTCGCTGGGCGGCATGCTCTCGGCCGGGCTGGGCATCGTTCTGATCCCGAGCTTTGGCTGGCAGTCGGTGTTTTATGTGGCGATTGTGCCGTTGCTACTGTTGCCGCTGATCATGTATTTCTTGCCCGAGTCGGTAGGTTTCATGCTGCGTCAGGGCCGCAATGAACAGGCGCGCAAGGTTCTCCAACGGGTTGACCCGGCTTATGTTGCGCACGCCACCGATCAACTGCACATGACCGAAGTAAAAGGCCGCGGCACCCCGGTTTTACAGCTGTTTCGTGAAGGCCGGGCGATGCGCACGCTGATGTTGTGGCTGGCGTTTTTCTGCTGCCTGTTGATGGTGTATGCCTTGAGCTCCTGGCTGCCGAAACTGATGGCCAACGCCGGTTATAGCCTGGGTTCGAGTCTGTCATTCCTGCTGGTACTGAACTTCGGGGCCATCTTCGGCGCGGTCGGCGGCGGCGTGTTGGGTGACAAACTCAACCTGCCGAGGGTCTTGGCGGTGTTCTTCAGCATCGCCGCCGTATCGATCACCTTGCTCGGCTTCAACAGCCCGATGCCGGTGCTCTATCTGCTGATCGCCATCGCCGGCGCCACCACGATCGGCTCGCAGATCCTGTTGTACGCCTGCGCCGCGCAGTTCTATTCCATGGCCATTCGTTCTACCGGATTGGGTTGGGCTTCGGGTATCGGCCGCAACGGGGCCATCGTCGGCCCGCTTCTGGGCGGTGCGTTGCTGGGAATAAGTCTGCCGCTGCAACTGAATTTCATGGCGTTCGCCTTGCCGGGGGCGATCGCCGCCATCGCCATGGCCGTGTTCGCCATCAGCTGCCAACGCAGCAGCAAAGGCGTCGCCTCGAGACTGGTGCCGACCAGCGTCTGA
- the rluD gene encoding 23S rRNA pseudouridine(1911/1915/1917) synthase RluD yields MSDKIELRAEVPSELGGQRLDQVAAQLFAEHSRSRLSAWIKDGRLTVDGAVIRPRDIVHGGAILELTAEQEAQGEWIAQDIELDIVYEDDDILVINKPAGLVVHPAAGHADGTLLNALLHHVPDIINVPRAGIVHRLDKDTTGLMVVAKTIQAQTQLVTQLQSRSVSRIYECIVIGVVTAGGKINAPIGRHGQQRQRMAVMEGGKQAVSHYRVLERFRSHTHVRVKLETGRTHQIRVHMAHINFPLVGDPAYGGRFRIPPAASVTMVESLKHFPRQALHARFLELDHPTTGKRMSWESPLPDDFVWLLSLLKQDREAFIG; encoded by the coding sequence ATGTCCGATAAAATTGAACTTCGCGCAGAGGTGCCGTCCGAACTGGGCGGCCAACGCCTCGATCAAGTCGCCGCACAATTATTCGCTGAGCACTCGCGCTCGCGCCTTTCCGCCTGGATCAAAGACGGCCGCCTGACTGTGGATGGAGCGGTTATCCGCCCGCGAGACATCGTCCACGGCGGCGCCATTCTTGAACTCACTGCCGAGCAGGAAGCTCAGGGCGAATGGATCGCTCAAGACATCGAGCTGGACATCGTCTATGAAGATGACGACATCCTGGTGATCAACAAGCCTGCGGGCCTGGTGGTGCATCCTGCCGCCGGTCACGCCGACGGCACCTTGCTCAACGCCTTGCTGCACCACGTGCCGGACATCATCAATGTGCCGCGCGCCGGTATCGTGCACCGTCTGGACAAGGACACCACCGGTCTGATGGTGGTGGCCAAGACCATTCAGGCGCAGACGCAGCTGGTTACGCAGTTGCAGAGCCGCAGCGTCAGCCGGATCTACGAATGCATCGTGATCGGCGTGGTCACTGCCGGCGGCAAGATCAACGCGCCGATCGGTCGTCACGGCCAGCAACGCCAGCGCATGGCGGTGATGGAAGGTGGCAAGCAGGCGGTCAGTCATTACCGCGTGCTCGAGCGTTTCCGCTCCCACACTCACGTGCGGGTCAAGCTGGAAACCGGTCGTACGCACCAGATTCGCGTGCACATGGCCCACATCAACTTCCCGTTGGTCGGAGATCCTGCCTACGGCGGTCGCTTCCGTATTCCGCCGGCAGCCAGTGTGACCATGGTTGAATCGCTGAAACATTTCCCGCGTCAGGCGCTGCATGCGCGTTTCCTGGAACTGGATCATCCGACCACCGGTAAGCGCATGAGCTGGGAGTCGCCATTGCCGGACGATTTCGTCTGGTTGCTGTCGCTGCTCAAGCAAGACCGTGAGGCGTTCATCGGATGA